Genomic DNA from Pelosinus sp. UFO1:
AATGAAGCAGTATACCTTTGAACCTTTGGACAAAGACTTTGCTTCTACTATATGTACAGGTGATGTTATTGTAGGAGGAGAAAATTTTGGCTCTGGGTCTTCCAGGGAACAGGCCCCATTAGTACTAAAAGCCTTAGGCGTGAGTGCAGTGGTTGCAAAATCTTTTGCAAGAATTTTCTTTAGAAATGCGATTAATATTGGATTGCCAGTAATTATCTGTAAAGAAGTTTATGATGATGTACAAAACCAGGATACCCTCGAGATCGATGTGCAGAGAGGCAGTATCCGAAGTGTCAAATCAGGTGAAACTTTTACATCTACCACATTGCCAGCTCACGTTATGAACATATTAGAAGCAGGCGGTTTGATCGGATTTTTAAATCAGAAATAAAGGGGGTATGGCAATGGGAATGACGATAGGAGAGAAAATATTGGCTCGGGCAAGTGGTAAGGATGTTGTGAAACCTGGGGAAATCATCACGGCAAAAGTAGATCTATGTATGAGTAATGATGGTACAACCCATTTAAATATTGATATATTTGAAAATCAGCTGAAGGCAGAAAAAGTCTATAATCCGGAAAAGGTAGTTTTTATTGTAGATCATAATGTGCCTTCAGAAAGTGCCAAAACGGCTGAGGTACACAAAAAAATGCGAATATTTGCGCAAAAACATCAAA
This window encodes:
- a CDS encoding 3-isopropylmalate dehydratase small subunit; the protein is MIKGKVWKFGNDVDTDQIIPSQYLLLPTVEEMKQYTFEPLDKDFASTICTGDVIVGGENFGSGSSREQAPLVLKALGVSAVVAKSFARIFFRNAINIGLPVIICKEVYDDVQNQDTLEIDVQRGSIRSVKSGETFTSTTLPAHVMNILEAGGLIGFLNQK